From Penicillium psychrofluorescens genome assembly, chromosome: 1, one genomic window encodes:
- a CDS encoding uncharacterized protein (ID:PFLUO_001180-T1.cds;~source:funannotate), whose protein sequence is MSGRKDTHDLGFIVQPALQRDWELFGRQESLKSLLNAAQGLASRYDAHVGAIRSWDSFSNAHHDITSMEDDFLVIIDSLCNLDLLFYAGNYTRNSHLISIASTHATTLLSTHLRKETIPNKETCYSTYHAVNLSPRTGSVKRKLTAQGYSDDSTWARGQAWAILGYAQAYSWTKERKFLDAAVGLAQYFMHRLETSPNVVEEDGRGRYVPLWDFDAPITYTTVDGKQAPLRDVSAGLITANGMLIIFGQLSGTGEYESAKRYLEYAMLIAKDTIALAYNRDEMRLGLDEAGGILVENVNGHRFDAILGRSTANFNENHADRHWDHGLVYADYYFLEFGNRLLEMGLI, encoded by the exons ATGTCCGGTCGCAAGGATACTCATGACCTCGGTTTCATCGTTCAGCCGGCCCTTCAAAGAGACTGGGAGCTTTTTGGTCGTCAAGAGAGTTTAAAATCTCTGCTCAATGCAGCCCAAGGACTTGCCAGCAGGTATGACGCTCATGTCGGGGCCATTCGCAGCTGGGACAGTTTTTCAAATGCGCATCATGATATCACGAGTATGGAGGATGACTTTTTGGTGATTATTGACAGTCTGTGCA atctcgatcttcttttctACGCCGGTAACTACACGCGAAACTCTCATCTCATTTCTATCGCATCAACCCACGCCACCACCCTTCTCTCAACCCATCTGCGCAAGGAAACTATACCTAACAAGGAGACATGCTACTCAACCTACCACGCCGTAAACCTTTCTCCACGCACGGGATCCGTCAAGCGAAAGCTCACAGCGCAAGGCTACTCCGATGACTCGACCTGGGCCCGTGGGCAAGCGTGGGCGATCTTAGGCTACGCACAGGCATATTCTTGGACCAAAGAACGAAAATTCCTAGACGCTGCAGTGGGTCTTGCCCAGTACTTCATGCACAGACTGGAGACATCGCCCAACGTCGTTGAAGAGGACGGCCGGGGGCGATATGTGCCGTTGTGGGACTTCGACGCACCTATCACTTACACCACTGTCGATGGAAAGCAAGCTCCATTGAGAGATGTTTCTGCCGGCTTGATCACGGCGAATGGGATGCTCATCATTTTTGGACAGCTCTCCGGCACGGGTGAATATGAGTCTGCGAAGCGGTACTTGGAGTATGCCATGCTTATTGCGAAGGATACTATCGCATTGGCGTACAATCGCGATGAAATGCGGCTGGGTCTTGATGAAGCGGGTGGAATTTTAGTCGAAAATGTCAATGGGCACCGTTTTGATGCGATCCTAGGGCGTTCGACTGCTAACTTTAACGAGAACCATGCGGATCGGCATTGGGATCATGGGTTGGTGTATGCGGACTACTACTTTTTAGAATTTGGGAATCGCCTGCTAGAGATGGGGTTGATTTGA